The DNA sequence TCGATTAAGCTATGTAATGTATCTGAATCTAGATCCTGATAGGGTATAAGCATAAATATTCCTTAAGTTACTTGTACGGATCGCAGTCGTCTATTCCCTCACCGCTCAGGTCATATAGCAAAATATTTGGTCAAGTTAAGTAATGTATCTTACTCTAGAGCCTTATAGGTGTAAGTATAAATATTCCTCAAGTTGATTGCACTGTTTTATTGGCGAAAGAGACCTTCTGTTCACTGTGATCTGTTCCCTTTCTCTTCAGGTAATATAGTAAAATATTCGATTAAGTTATGTAATGTATCTGAATCCTGATAGGGTGTAGGCATAAGTATTCTCCAGTTACTTGCACTGTTTTCTCGGCTAAAAAGATCTCCTGTTCGCCGTGATCTGTTCCCCCACTGCTTACGTAATGTAATAAAATGTTTGATTAAGTTATGTGATCTATTTTAATATGAACTCTGATAGGGTATAAGAATAAGTATTCCTCAAGTTCCTTGAGTGTCAATGCATATTAAATAGAAAGGTAAGTATGAGTTTATTAGAAGCGCTATTAAAAAATAATGAAGAGTGGGCTGCAAAAATAAATGAAGAAGATCCTACTTTTTTTCCGCGACTTGCTAATCGACAGTCCCCAGAATATCTCTGGATAGGTTGTTCTGACAGCCGTGTGCCCGCCAATCAGTTATTAGGGTTATTTCCCGGGGACATATTCGTTCATCGTAATATTGCCAACCTTGTTGTGCATACTGATCTAAACTGCATGTCGGTTATTAAATATGCCGTGGATGTTTTAAAAGTTAAACATATTATAGTGACTGGGCATTATGATTGTGGTGGTATTCACGCAGCAATGCAAAAGCAGTCTTTTGACTTGATTGATGGTTGGCTGCGCAATATCAAGGATATCTATGTGAAATTTAGTGATAGTTTCACCGCAGAAATGACATATAAGCAACGTTTAGATTATCTTACTGAGCTTAATGTTATCGAACAGGCAAAAAATGTTTGTCATACAACTTGTGTTCAGGAAGCCTGGGCAAATGGACAAGATTTGACGGTTCATGGATTTATTTATTCTGTGGTAGACGGTCGCCTGAAAGATCTTAATGTGAATTTTGATAATTTAGAAAAAATAAATGATCTATATCATATCCGTTAAGCTCCCATTGTTTTAATCATTCCCTGCTGTTTAATAAGGAATGAGCTATAATGTCCGAAGTCTAAAAAAAGGAAATGTTAATGAAAAAATTATTACTTGCATCATTATTTTTAATTGCACCAACCTTGGTTTCCGCTGCAGATTTAGAAGCAGCAAAAGCTAAAGCAGTTGTTTGTGCCGCATGTCATGGCGCTGATGGTATTTCAGTCGCTGCAATTTATCCTAATTTAAAAGGGCAAAAAGAAGCTTATCTGCTCTCCTCATTAAAAGCCTACAAAGCGGGAGAACGTAAGGGTGGAATGTCTATGCTGATGACACCACAAGCAATGGCTCTATCGGATGCTGATATGGTCAATATGGCCGCTTATTATTCTTCATTAAAATAATAATTGCTGAAATTTCCTTATTATTAAAATAAGGAAACTGTTTATCTAAGCCAACCCCAGATGGGGTTGGCTTTTTTGTAAGCAAAAAACCA is a window from the Psychromonas ingrahamii 37 genome containing:
- the can gene encoding carbonate dehydratase is translated as MSLLEALLKNNEEWAAKINEEDPTFFPRLANRQSPEYLWIGCSDSRVPANQLLGLFPGDIFVHRNIANLVVHTDLNCMSVIKYAVDVLKVKHIIVTGHYDCGGIHAAMQKQSFDLIDGWLRNIKDIYVKFSDSFTAEMTYKQRLDYLTELNVIEQAKNVCHTTCVQEAWANGQDLTVHGFIYSVVDGRLKDLNVNFDNLEKINDLYHIR
- a CDS encoding c-type cytochrome — encoded protein: MKKLLLASLFLIAPTLVSAADLEAAKAKAVVCAACHGADGISVAAIYPNLKGQKEAYLLSSLKAYKAGERKGGMSMLMTPQAMALSDADMVNMAAYYSSLK